A genomic segment from Phragmites australis chromosome 6, lpPhrAust1.1, whole genome shotgun sequence encodes:
- the LOC133920673 gene encoding uncharacterized protein LOC133920673 produces MQQLNCVSLLLLLSVLLAALSPVVATAPRELLMAAIGGDQGPDQGRVANTLSDAPVSAVKDTDGVIGSRRKNEGVDCRHFGTRKIPSQVHFSGRIPFTADYHPVHRHPPKHN; encoded by the exons ATGCAGCAGTTGAACTGCGTCAGCTTGCTGCTCCTGCTTAGCGTCCTGCTGGCCGCGCTCAGCCCCGTCGTTGCCACCGCACCCAGAG AGCTGCTAATGGCGGCCATCGGCGGCGACCAAGGACCTGATCAGGGGAGAGTTGCGAACACCTTAAGCGATGCTCCGGTATCGGCCGTGAAGGACACAGACGGGGTGATCGGCAGCAGGAGGAAGAATGAGGGGGTCGACTGCCGCCATTTCGGAACCAGGAAGATACCATCTCAGGTTCATTTCAGTGGCCGCATACCCTTCACTGCCGATTACCATCCTGTTCACAGGCACCCGCCCAAGCACAACTAG